The following are encoded in a window of Sporosarcina luteola genomic DNA:
- a CDS encoding hexameric tyrosine-coordinated heme protein: MPSNPLQTLLTQTPEEGFALAVKLAQKGVGVTQPSEEIRKMLRPVYSKNADSLIAVSQVIAIHFQTIAAANNYWRPWTPPYY, from the coding sequence ATGCCAAGCAACCCATTGCAGACGCTGCTGACACAAACACCGGAAGAAGGGTTTGCATTAGCGGTTAAGCTTGCACAAAAAGGGGTGGGAGTTACACAGCCTTCTGAGGAGATCAGAAAAATGCTGCGGCCGGTATATTCCAAGAATGCGGATAGCTTAATCGCAGTATCACAAGTCATCGCAATCCATTTCCAAACAATAGCTGCAGCCAACAACTACTGGAGGCCGTGGACGCCGCCATACTACTAA
- a CDS encoding SET domain-containing protein, with amino-acid sequence MIEVKTSSLSDGEFNRGVFATCDIAKGTMVHEAPVIAYPNEQHPHIEKTLLSDYAFEYGINHTAILLGYGMLFNHSYEPNATYEISFEKHTFDFFAYTDIKAGEEILINYNGDENDKELLWFDQE; translated from the coding sequence ATGATAGAAGTAAAAACATCTTCACTGAGTGACGGTGAATTCAATAGAGGGGTATTTGCCACATGTGATATCGCCAAAGGAACGATGGTCCATGAAGCACCCGTCATTGCATATCCGAACGAACAGCATCCCCACATTGAGAAAACGTTGTTGTCTGATTATGCCTTTGAATATGGCATTAATCATACCGCGATCCTTCTTGGGTACGGAATGTTATTCAACCATTCCTATGAGCCGAACGCAACGTATGAAATCAGTTTTGAAAAGCATACGTTTGACTTCTTTGCATACACAGATATAAAAGCCGGCGAAGAAATATTGATCAATTATAATGGCGACGAAAATGACAAGGAACTGCTGTGGTTTGATCAGGAATAA